A region of Nitrosomonas stercoris DNA encodes the following proteins:
- a CDS encoding flagellar hook-associated protein 3, protein MRVSTNTLYDQGTRAMLQQQSSLFKLQQQLASGKRIMTPSDDPIGAARAHELSQSLSLNTQYADNRHRAMDNLQQTESTLGNVTNVIQNIRTMAVAAGNPAFSDSERHMMVVELHGHFEELLGLANTKDEQGNYLFSGFKGDTVPFDVDQTVTYQGDAGLRLIQVSGSRQLPVNETGEAVFGENGTNLFKTVTDFIDALETTGGIPDGAVDTALQELDAALDNVLSKRAAIGSRMQEVDALQQIGEDIAVQYQQTLSRLQDLDFAQAISDMMRQQTLLEAAQQTFTSVSQLSLFNKI, encoded by the coding sequence ATGCGCGTCAGTACCAATACTTTATATGACCAAGGTACCCGGGCAATGCTGCAACAGCAAAGCTCATTATTCAAATTGCAACAGCAGCTTGCCAGTGGCAAACGCATCATGACGCCGTCGGATGATCCGATTGGCGCAGCGCGTGCTCATGAATTATCGCAATCGCTGTCGCTGAATACGCAATATGCCGATAACCGTCATCGGGCAATGGATAATTTGCAGCAGACAGAAAGCACGCTCGGTAACGTAACCAATGTGATTCAGAATATACGTACCATGGCAGTAGCCGCAGGTAACCCGGCGTTTTCTGATAGTGAGCGGCACATGATGGTAGTTGAGCTACATGGCCACTTTGAGGAATTACTCGGGTTGGCCAACACCAAAGATGAACAGGGCAATTATCTGTTTTCCGGTTTTAAGGGGGATACCGTGCCATTTGATGTTGATCAAACTGTCACGTACCAAGGAGATGCAGGACTGCGCTTGATACAAGTGTCCGGATCTCGTCAGTTGCCAGTGAATGAAACTGGAGAAGCTGTTTTTGGGGAAAATGGTACCAATCTGTTTAAAACCGTGACAGATTTTATTGATGCGCTGGAAACCACTGGTGGCATCCCTGATGGCGCAGTGGATACCGCTTTGCAGGAGCTGGATGCTGCTTTGGATAATGTGTTGAGCAAACGGGCAGCGATTGGATCACGTATGCAGGAAGTCGATGCATTACAGCAAATCGGGGAAGATATTGCTGTGCAATATCAGCAGACGTTATCACGTTTGCAGGATTTGGATTTTGCGCAGGCTATTTCCGACATGATGCGTCAGCAAACTTTACTGGAAGCTGCTCAGCAGACTTTTACCAGCGTTTCTCAGTTGTCATTGTTTAATAAGATTTAA
- a CDS encoding putative Fe(2+)-trafficking protein, whose protein sequence is MARKVKCIKLGHEAEGLDFPPYPGELGQRIFENVSKEAWGEWIKHQTMLVNEMRLSMADVKARKYLATQMEAYFFGAGADQPVGYVPPEK, encoded by the coding sequence ATGGCTAGAAAAGTGAAGTGCATCAAACTGGGACACGAGGCAGAAGGACTGGATTTTCCACCTTATCCGGGTGAATTGGGTCAGCGTATTTTTGAAAATGTTTCCAAAGAAGCGTGGGGAGAGTGGATCAAGCATCAAACCATGCTGGTCAATGAAATGCGGTTAAGCATGGCAGACGTTAAGGCGCGCAAATATCTTGCTACCCAAATGGAAGCCTATTTTTTTGGGGCGGGAGCAGATCAGCCAGTGGGCTATGTGCCGCCTGAAAAATAG
- a CDS encoding putative HTH-type transcriptional regulator produces the protein MTDRLRQFKADVFQALAHPTRIAIVEALREGELSAGTIIKQLALEQANASQHLAVLRAKHIVIARKEGNQVFYRVRDPLLIDVLDSMRCYFQKHIEESVMLLQELEQLDKTESTPE, from the coding sequence ATGACTGATAGGTTGCGGCAATTCAAGGCAGATGTGTTTCAGGCACTGGCTCATCCCACACGAATTGCCATCGTAGAAGCGTTACGAGAAGGTGAATTATCTGCTGGCACTATTATCAAGCAATTAGCACTAGAACAGGCTAATGCTTCACAACATCTTGCCGTTTTACGCGCTAAACATATAGTTATCGCCCGCAAGGAAGGTAATCAGGTTTTTTATCGGGTGCGCGACCCACTGCTAATAGATGTGCTGGATAGCATGCGGTGTTATTTTCAGAAGCATATTGAAGAATCCGTCATGCTGCTTCAGGAACTCGAACAACTGGATAAAACGGAATCTACACCAGAGTGA
- a CDS encoding flagellar P-ring protein, protein MTLCKQQSVLKLLLTGLFSTLLITAPASAERIKDLANIQGVRANQLIGYGLVVGLDGTGDQTQQTPFTVQSIISMLGQLGVNLPPGVNLQLRNVASVMVTATLPAFAKPGQQIDVTVSSMGNAKSLRGGTLLMTPLKGIDNQVYAVAQGSLVIGGAGASSAGSSVQINHLGAGRISAGAIVERAVPTVLGQGEYINLELHDTDFTTARRVVDTINGRFSHGTAAALDGRVIQLRAPMSDNQRVTFISQIEELEVAPAQGTAKVIINARTGSVVMNQMVSLEPSAVAHGNLSVIINTQPIVSQPGPFSQRGETVVVPQSQIEVRSEEGNLMLLPNSANLADVVKALNAIGATPQDLLAILQALKAAGSLRAELEII, encoded by the coding sequence ATGACATTATGCAAACAGCAATCAGTGCTCAAATTGTTGCTGACCGGATTATTCAGCACGCTACTAATTACCGCGCCCGCTTCTGCTGAGCGCATCAAGGATCTGGCCAATATTCAGGGAGTGCGTGCCAATCAACTAATTGGTTATGGTCTGGTGGTCGGACTGGATGGCACCGGTGATCAGACACAGCAAACGCCTTTCACGGTACAAAGCATCATCAGCATGCTGGGGCAATTAGGCGTAAATTTGCCACCCGGCGTCAACTTGCAGTTGCGTAATGTGGCTTCTGTTATGGTTACAGCAACCTTGCCAGCGTTTGCTAAGCCCGGTCAACAGATTGATGTCACCGTTTCCTCCATGGGGAACGCCAAAAGTTTGCGTGGGGGCACCTTGCTGATGACACCTTTGAAAGGGATCGATAATCAGGTGTACGCCGTGGCACAAGGTAGTTTGGTGATCGGTGGCGCAGGTGCCAGTTCTGCTGGCAGCAGCGTGCAGATTAATCATCTGGGGGCTGGGCGCATCAGTGCCGGCGCTATTGTTGAGCGTGCCGTGCCAACTGTACTGGGGCAAGGAGAGTATATTAATCTGGAGTTGCACGATACTGATTTCACCACTGCACGTCGTGTTGTTGATACGATCAATGGTCGTTTTTCACATGGTACTGCGGCTGCGCTGGATGGGCGAGTGATTCAACTGCGCGCGCCCATGAGTGACAATCAACGTGTCACATTTATTTCACAGATTGAAGAACTTGAAGTTGCGCCAGCGCAAGGCACTGCGAAGGTTATTATTAATGCTCGCACCGGTTCCGTGGTCATGAACCAGATGGTATCGCTTGAGCCTAGTGCGGTTGCACATGGCAACCTTTCGGTGATCATTAATACCCAGCCGATTGTCAGCCAACCTGGCCCTTTCTCGCAGCGTGGCGAAACCGTGGTGGTGCCACAATCACAAATTGAAGTGCGCTCAGAAGAAGGTAATCTAATGCTGCTGCCCAATTCAGCTAATCTGGCTGATGTGGTAAAAGCGTTGAATGCCATAGGCGCAACTCCGCAAGATCTGCTGGCGATTCTGCAAGCACTTAAAGCAGCTGGTTCCTTACGAGCAGAGCTGGAAATCATATGA
- a CDS encoding polyphosphate kinase — translation MVNNDSDEVLSTDIPFAKQFLNRELSQIEFNRRVLAQAEDENTPLLERLRFICIVSSNLDEFFEVRVAGLKEQIKVDSPGFGPDGMLPGQAFEQVSEQVHALILRQYQLLNDAILPALAKQGICFLRRNVWDDTQREWIRNFFFRELLPMLTPIGLDPLHPFPRVLNKSLNFAVGLEGKDAFGRNSGVAIVQAPRILPRLIRLPEGVGCCPYSFVFLSSIIHAHVGELFAGMHVTGCYQFRVTRNSDLYVDEEEIKNLRVALQGELSQRHLGHSVRLEVADNCSQQMADFLLEQFFLKKEDLYQVNGPVNLARLMQVFDWIDRPDLKFPRFVPGVPFLPRKKKGHTIFEVISKGDILLHHPYQSFQPVIEFIQQASVDPDVMAIKQTVYRTGSDSTLMKALMAAASSGKEVTVVLELLARFDEEANINWAKRLEEVGAHVIYGVFGHKTHCKMAMVVRREADQLKRYVHLSTGNYHSGTARVYTDFGLLTCHEAICADVSEVFLQLTGLGKASKLRYLWQSPFNLHSQILNSIQQEVAHANAGKPAAITAKMNALLEPAVIQALYAASAAGVKINLIVRGACALRPGVAGLSENIQVRSIVGRFLEHSRIFYFLNGKQHDVYLASADWMSRNFFRRVEICFPVLDPQLKKRIMLEGLKPYLRDNVQAWEMNGAGNYKRKSARKNNRFSAQEALLEKLAAIKQESVE, via the coding sequence ATGGTGAATAATGACTCGGACGAAGTCTTGTCAACTGATATTCCATTTGCCAAGCAATTTCTGAATCGTGAGCTGAGTCAGATTGAGTTCAATCGCCGCGTGTTGGCGCAGGCGGAAGATGAAAATACGCCATTACTGGAGCGCCTGCGTTTTATTTGCATAGTCAGCAGCAATCTGGACGAGTTTTTTGAAGTACGCGTCGCCGGATTGAAAGAGCAGATTAAAGTGGATTCACCTGGCTTTGGACCGGATGGCATGTTACCAGGGCAAGCCTTTGAGCAAGTATCTGAGCAAGTGCATGCGCTGATTTTGCGGCAATATCAGCTGCTTAATGACGCCATTTTACCAGCGCTGGCCAAACAAGGCATTTGCTTTTTGCGACGCAATGTCTGGGACGACACACAGCGCGAATGGATACGCAATTTTTTCTTTCGTGAACTGTTGCCCATGCTCACGCCGATTGGGCTGGATCCGTTGCATCCATTTCCGCGCGTATTGAATAAAAGCCTGAATTTTGCAGTGGGCCTGGAGGGCAAGGATGCCTTTGGCCGTAACTCTGGTGTAGCCATTGTACAGGCGCCTCGTATTTTGCCGCGCTTGATACGCTTGCCGGAAGGCGTTGGCTGTTGTCCCTACAGTTTTGTCTTTTTATCCTCCATCATTCACGCGCATGTTGGTGAATTGTTTGCCGGGATGCATGTCACCGGTTGTTACCAGTTTCGCGTCACGCGCAACAGCGATTTGTATGTAGATGAAGAAGAAATCAAAAATCTGCGTGTGGCCTTGCAGGGAGAGTTGTCACAACGTCATCTAGGTCATTCCGTTCGACTGGAAGTAGCAGATAATTGCTCCCAACAAATGGCAGATTTTTTGCTGGAACAATTTTTTCTGAAAAAAGAAGATTTGTATCAGGTTAATGGCCCGGTTAATCTGGCGCGATTAATGCAGGTGTTTGATTGGATTGATCGGCCTGATCTCAAATTCCCCCGGTTTGTGCCCGGTGTGCCTTTTTTGCCACGTAAAAAGAAAGGCCACACTATTTTCGAGGTAATCAGCAAGGGCGATATTCTGTTACACCACCCTTATCAATCTTTTCAGCCAGTTATTGAATTTATCCAGCAAGCCAGTGTTGACCCGGATGTAATGGCAATCAAGCAAACGGTTTATCGCACTGGTTCCGATTCCACTTTGATGAAAGCATTGATGGCTGCAGCCAGTTCAGGCAAGGAAGTCACAGTGGTGTTGGAGTTGTTGGCTCGTTTTGACGAGGAGGCTAACATCAATTGGGCCAAACGATTGGAAGAAGTGGGTGCGCATGTCATTTACGGCGTGTTCGGTCACAAAACACATTGCAAAATGGCGATGGTGGTGCGGCGTGAAGCAGATCAATTGAAACGTTATGTGCATTTGAGTACGGGAAACTATCATTCAGGCACAGCCCGTGTTTATACCGATTTTGGCTTGTTGACTTGTCATGAAGCGATTTGCGCGGATGTCAGCGAGGTGTTTTTGCAACTGACTGGCTTGGGCAAAGCAAGCAAGTTGCGCTATCTTTGGCAGTCTCCATTCAACTTGCATAGTCAAATTTTAAACAGCATCCAGCAAGAAGTGGCACATGCCAATGCAGGTAAGCCAGCGGCTATCACTGCCAAAATGAATGCTCTGCTGGAACCGGCCGTGATTCAGGCACTGTATGCAGCTTCCGCCGCTGGGGTAAAGATCAATCTGATTGTACGTGGCGCCTGTGCCTTGCGTCCGGGTGTGGCAGGGTTATCTGAAAATATTCAGGTGCGCTCCATTGTCGGGCGTTTTCTGGAACATTCCCGTATTTTTTATTTCTTGAATGGCAAACAGCATGATGTGTACCTGGCAAGTGCTGACTGGATGAGCCGTAATTTTTTCCGTCGGGTAGAGATTTGTTTTCCAGTGCTGGATCCACAATTGAAAAAACGCATCATGCTGGAAGGATTAAAGCCTTATTTGCGTGATAATGTGCAAGCTTGGGAAATGAATGGTGCGGGCAATTACAAGCGTAAATCTGCTCGAAAGAACAATAGATTTAGCGCGCAGGAAGCATTACTTGAAAAATTGGCTGCTATTAAGCAAGAATCGGTCGAATAG
- a CDS encoding peptidoglycan hydrolase FlgJ, with protein sequence MMNAPDLTGQLAIDTQAMEHLRHQARNNPQEGLKQAAKQFEALFLNMMLKSMREATPKDGLFDSDQSRFYTQMLDQQLVQDLSGKGIGLADMIVKQLAQTIDQEQAGTIGGATSLLEEITAEDEQPLVSLAPAQMKDLPSQLWSNLNRSSAKPNFSPFASQTQANRVGIAASAENEDPIMIAANQPRKFVQEVLPHARKVARETGIPAHFMIAQAALETGWGKHQIRRADNQPSFNLFGIKASGSWRGRVVETMTTEYVEGTPQKIREKFRAYSSYEEAFRDYARLLQNNTRYAKVLKSRSATAFAWGLQQAGYATDPAYAEKLLKIINSDALGI encoded by the coding sequence ATGATGAATGCACCTGATTTAACGGGTCAGCTGGCCATTGATACCCAGGCCATGGAGCATTTGCGTCATCAGGCTCGCAACAATCCGCAAGAAGGATTAAAGCAGGCAGCAAAGCAATTTGAAGCATTATTTCTCAATATGATGCTGAAAAGCATGCGGGAAGCCACGCCCAAGGATGGGCTGTTTGATAGTGATCAATCGCGTTTCTATACCCAGATGCTGGATCAACAGTTGGTGCAAGATTTGTCTGGTAAAGGAATTGGGCTGGCAGATATGATTGTCAAACAGCTCGCACAAACGATTGATCAGGAACAAGCAGGCACCATTGGTGGTGCAACTTCTCTGTTGGAGGAAATAACGGCAGAAGATGAGCAACCACTGGTTTCACTGGCGCCGGCTCAAATGAAAGATTTGCCTTCCCAGCTTTGGTCAAATCTTAATCGCTCTAGCGCCAAACCGAATTTTTCGCCATTTGCATCTCAAACACAAGCAAATCGAGTGGGCATTGCTGCTAGTGCCGAGAATGAAGATCCAATTATGATAGCTGCTAACCAACCCAGGAAATTTGTGCAGGAAGTCTTGCCACATGCACGTAAAGTGGCGCGTGAAACCGGTATTCCGGCGCATTTCATGATTGCCCAAGCAGCATTGGAAACAGGTTGGGGTAAACATCAGATTCGCCGAGCGGATAACCAGCCTAGTTTTAATCTGTTTGGTATCAAAGCCAGTGGAAGTTGGCGTGGCCGAGTCGTGGAAACCATGACAACCGAATATGTAGAGGGTACACCACAAAAAATCAGAGAAAAATTCCGAGCTTACAGTTCCTATGAAGAAGCCTTTCGGGATTATGCAAGATTACTGCAGAATAATACGCGCTATGCAAAGGTACTGAAGAGCCGCAGCGCTACCGCTTTTGCCTGGGGATTGCAACAAGCAGGTTATGCAACCGACCCAGCCTACGCAGAAAAATTGCTGAAGATTATCAATAGTGATGCATTGGGTATCTAA
- a CDS encoding flagellar L-ring protein, translating to MTVKQLMKNIDHLLVPMLLILVGAVSGCSTIMTPTPKVQQPMTMRPPEPLIIPAAQTHGGIYQAAFNFQGGGRYTPLFEDRRARSLGDTIIVTLNEKTNASKKTGSNAQRDGELNLSVPSFLGLPLESFFQKLDVEAQSSNKFNGKGESSSNNNFTGTITVTVIDILPNGNLLVSGEKQVGINQGHEYIRLSGVINPINIMHNTVSSVQVADARIEYRGSGYLDEAQTMGWLSRFFMTISPF from the coding sequence ATGACAGTAAAGCAATTGATGAAAAACATTGATCATCTGCTTGTTCCCATGTTGCTTATTTTAGTGGGTGCGGTATCCGGTTGTTCTACAATCATGACACCTACACCCAAGGTACAGCAACCGATGACAATGCGTCCGCCCGAGCCGTTGATTATCCCGGCAGCCCAGACCCATGGTGGAATTTATCAGGCAGCATTCAATTTTCAGGGAGGGGGGCGCTACACACCGCTATTTGAAGATCGGCGTGCCCGCAGTCTTGGCGACACTATCATTGTCACATTAAATGAAAAAACCAATGCCAGTAAGAAAACCGGCAGTAATGCGCAACGTGATGGCGAGCTCAATCTTTCCGTTCCTTCCTTTCTGGGATTGCCGCTGGAATCCTTTTTTCAGAAACTGGATGTAGAGGCGCAGTCAAGCAACAAATTTAACGGCAAAGGAGAGAGTTCCAGCAATAACAATTTCACTGGCACAATTACCGTCACCGTGATTGATATTCTGCCCAATGGCAACCTGCTGGTTAGTGGCGAAAAGCAGGTGGGCATTAATCAAGGGCATGAATATATCCGGCTTTCCGGGGTGATTAATCCGATCAATATCATGCATAACACGGTGTCATCTGTCCAGGTGGCCGATGCGCGCATTGAATATCGTGGTAGTGGTTATTTGGATGAAGCACAAACCATGGGCTGGTTGTCACGCTTCTTTATGACTATTTCACCCTTTTAA
- a CDS encoding protein LemA, protein MDMELFLYIFIAAFISLSAIGIMLYNSLVDVKHTVSQAWSNIDVLLKQRHDELPKLVETCKHYMRFEHETLKHVMEARAQISNARDNGNLSALGAAEGMLRMGLGNLYAVAEAYPELKASEKFRYLQMRITNLENSIADRREYYNEAVKNNNVCVEQFPEVIIARWFGFRRRPLLEFSEAEIRDHNLNQLFG, encoded by the coding sequence ATGGACATGGAGCTTTTTCTCTACATCTTTATCGCCGCGTTTATTTCTCTTTCTGCAATTGGGATCATGCTTTATAACAGCCTGGTTGATGTTAAGCATACGGTTTCTCAGGCTTGGTCAAATATTGATGTGTTGCTCAAGCAGCGCCATGATGAATTGCCTAAATTGGTTGAAACCTGCAAACATTATATGCGGTTTGAGCACGAAACATTGAAGCACGTCATGGAAGCGCGTGCGCAAATTTCAAATGCGCGTGATAACGGTAATTTATCTGCTTTAGGGGCAGCAGAGGGCATGCTACGCATGGGATTGGGCAATTTGTATGCAGTGGCAGAAGCTTATCCAGAGCTGAAAGCCAGTGAAAAATTTCGCTATTTGCAAATGCGTATTACCAATCTGGAAAATAGTATTGCGGATCGGCGTGAATACTACAATGAAGCGGTCAAGAATAACAATGTATGCGTGGAGCAATTTCCTGAAGTGATCATTGCCAGGTGGTTTGGCTTCAGACGACGCCCCTTGCTGGAATTTTCAGAAGCAGAGATACGCGACCATAACCTGAATCAGCTGTTTGGCTAA
- a CDS encoding IS5 family transposase ISStma16 translates to MKNTDTADQKGYDAGKKVSGIKRHIAVDTLGLPHAIAVTTAEVTDRNGALQALKRCRSSLGQVQGLLCDGGYTGAPFAESVQEILGKPVTVQIAKRSKLHTFKVMPRRWIVERSFAWLEKCRRLWKNCERKLDTSLQLIHLAFLALLLRRS, encoded by the coding sequence GTGAAGAATACAGACACGGCTGACCAGAAAGGCTATGACGCCGGCAAGAAGGTGTCGGGCATCAAGCGCCATATCGCTGTTGATACCTTGGGGTTGCCGCACGCCATTGCAGTGACGACAGCGGAAGTGACTGACCGTAACGGTGCATTGCAGGCCTTGAAGCGTTGCAGATCGAGTTTGGGGCAAGTACAAGGTTTGCTGTGTGACGGTGGCTATACTGGAGCACCATTTGCCGAAAGTGTGCAAGAAATTCTGGGCAAACCTGTCACCGTGCAGATCGCCAAACGCAGCAAACTGCATACCTTCAAGGTTATGCCCAGGCGCTGGATAGTGGAACGTAGTTTCGCCTGGCTGGAAAAGTGCCGAAGATTATGGAAAAACTGCGAACGTAAACTTGATACCAGCTTGCAGCTCATTCATTTGGCTTTCTTGGCACTATTACTCAGAAGATCGTAA
- a CDS encoding spermidinespermine N(1)-acetyltransferase, whose product MNSAIRIRTCTAEDAAILALVGQATFLEAFAGVLDGQHILAHCADAHAVARYRSWLADGRYQLWLAEISPGYAPVGYAMIAPAQFALSDSTSHDLELKRIYVFSKFQGQGLGKKLLQAAIAAAHARQVQRLLLGVYEHNEAAIGFYTRMGFRKVGTRKFNMGGLECDDYVMALPISAG is encoded by the coding sequence ATGAATAGTGCCATCCGGATACGTACTTGTACAGCGGAAGATGCGGCAATATTGGCTTTGGTTGGCCAAGCTACTTTCCTGGAAGCATTTGCTGGTGTGTTAGATGGGCAACATATTTTGGCACATTGTGCTGATGCACATGCTGTTGCACGTTATCGCAGCTGGCTGGCCGATGGCCGTTATCAGCTCTGGTTGGCAGAAATCAGCCCAGGGTATGCGCCAGTAGGTTATGCGATGATCGCCCCTGCCCAATTTGCTTTGTCGGACAGCACGTCACATGATCTGGAATTAAAACGTATTTATGTATTTAGTAAGTTTCAAGGGCAGGGTTTGGGCAAGAAACTGTTGCAAGCGGCTATTGCTGCAGCGCATGCACGCCAGGTGCAACGCTTGTTGCTGGGGGTGTACGAACATAATGAGGCAGCGATTGGTTTTTATACTCGTATGGGATTTCGTAAAGTAGGTACGCGTAAATTTAACATGGGTGGATTGGAATGCGATGACTATGTGATGGCATTGCCTATCTCGGCTGGTTGA
- a CDS encoding C4-dicarboxylic acid transporter DauA gives MNKYISDHNKWYKWLPKLVLCLRNYSGKEFLTDLIAGLTVGLVALPLAMAFGIASGATPQSGIYTAVVAGFIISALGGSRTQIGGPTGAFVVIVADIIIRFGFSGLLMVTLMAGVILVIMGVTGLGTAVKYIPRPVIIGFTNGIALLIASTQIKDFLGLETPAAPSEFIERMAMLWAYIDTINMPTVLMASASLAVILLFPRINKHIPGSIVALLLGTACAVAFNLPIETIGSTFGDIPTGLPTVAIPTFQPELIIPLLPSALTVALLAAVESLLSAVVADGMSGDKHNSNVELIAQGVANLATPLVGGIPATGAIARTATSIRSGARTPIAGIVHALTLLLILLVAAPLARYIPLAVLAAVLFVVAYNMGEWKEIRVILRLPRADQAVWATTFSLTVLADLTVAVQVGIVLAALLYIHRVSQTTSVYTVTDEYIQNGRAHSLQDRGLPPYVSILRIHGPFLFGATDKLLEKTADLSQFAPVVILNLNDMIAIDATGLHALESLPEHFQQAGKTLLICSVGSQPAQMLARSTIISNIGQENILPHIEAALQRAQEIMEDFDGMGEEIAKDYDTTHAPL, from the coding sequence GTGAACAAATACATTTCTGATCACAATAAATGGTACAAGTGGCTACCCAAGCTAGTGTTATGTCTGCGTAACTATTCTGGCAAGGAATTTCTGACTGATCTGATTGCTGGATTAACGGTCGGCCTAGTCGCCTTACCACTGGCAATGGCTTTTGGCATTGCTTCTGGTGCCACACCGCAATCAGGTATTTACACCGCAGTTGTGGCTGGCTTCATCATTTCAGCGCTAGGCGGTTCACGCACGCAAATTGGTGGCCCCACCGGTGCATTTGTAGTGATTGTGGCAGATATCATTATCCGGTTTGGTTTTTCTGGCTTATTAATGGTGACTCTCATGGCCGGTGTGATATTGGTCATTATGGGCGTTACTGGCTTGGGTACCGCGGTTAAGTATATCCCGCGTCCGGTCATTATCGGATTTACCAATGGCATCGCGTTATTAATTGCCTCAACGCAAATCAAGGATTTTTTGGGGCTAGAAACGCCGGCCGCCCCTAGTGAATTTATCGAACGCATGGCAATGCTTTGGGCATACATTGACACCATCAACATGCCCACTGTGCTGATGGCCAGTGCTTCGCTGGCGGTTATTTTGCTGTTCCCGCGCATCAACAAGCATATTCCCGGTTCTATTGTTGCGTTGTTGCTGGGCACTGCTTGTGCAGTAGCGTTTAATTTACCCATTGAAACCATCGGTAGCACATTTGGTGATATTCCAACTGGTTTACCAACCGTGGCAATTCCCACTTTCCAACCCGAGCTGATTATTCCGTTATTGCCCTCCGCCCTGACTGTTGCGCTGCTGGCAGCAGTGGAGAGCCTGTTGTCTGCTGTCGTTGCTGATGGCATGAGTGGCGACAAACATAATTCCAATGTAGAACTGATTGCTCAAGGAGTGGCCAATCTAGCCACACCACTGGTTGGCGGCATTCCTGCAACCGGTGCCATTGCACGTACTGCGACCAGCATCCGTTCAGGTGCTAGAACTCCCATCGCCGGCATTGTGCACGCATTAACGTTATTGCTGATTTTATTGGTTGCTGCCCCTCTGGCGCGCTATATTCCGCTGGCCGTCCTGGCTGCTGTCCTTTTTGTAGTGGCTTACAACATGGGTGAATGGAAAGAAATTCGGGTTATTTTGCGCCTTCCCAGAGCAGATCAGGCCGTATGGGCCACTACGTTTAGTTTAACTGTGCTAGCTGATTTAACCGTTGCCGTTCAGGTAGGCATTGTTCTGGCCGCATTGTTATATATTCACCGAGTATCGCAGACCACTTCGGTGTACACAGTAACTGATGAATATATCCAAAACGGTCGTGCGCACAGCTTGCAAGACCGCGGATTACCTCCCTACGTTTCGATCTTGCGGATTCATGGGCCATTCTTATTCGGCGCAACCGATAAGCTGTTGGAAAAAACGGCTGATCTTAGCCAGTTTGCGCCGGTAGTTATTTTAAATCTGAATGACATGATCGCTATTGATGCAACTGGGCTGCATGCATTGGAGAGTTTGCCAGAACACTTTCAGCAGGCAGGCAAAACCTTGCTGATATGCAGTGTAGGTAGCCAGCCGGCTCAGATGCTGGCACGCTCAACCATTATCAGCAATATCGGCCAGGAAAATATTTTGCCGCACATTGAAGCAGCCCTGCAGCGAGCACAAGAAATCATGGAAGATTTTGATGGCATGGGAGAAGAGATTGCCAAAGATTACGATACAACACACGCACCACTATAA